Within the Acidipropionibacterium acidipropionici genome, the region TGCGGACCCGCTGCGTGACTCATAGCCCCATCTTGCCCGATATGGTGGCGGTTGTGCTCATCGCCTCCTTCGTGACCGGTCCCTTCCAGGCGAACTGCTACCTGCTGGCAGCCGCGCAGGGCTGCGACTGCGTCATCGTGGACCCCGGCATGGAGGCCATGGAGACCCTCGCCCGGGGGCTGGCCGCCCACCACCTCAATCCCGTCGCGGTGGCCCTCACCCACGGCCACATCGACCACGTCGGATCCGCCCGCGAGGCGGGTCGCAGATATGATGTGCCGGTGTACTGCCCGGTCGACGACCGCAACCTGCTGTCCGAACCGATGGAGGGCCTGGGCGACTTCGCCGCACCCCTCCTCATGCAGTACTACGGCTCCACCAGCCTCGAGGAGCCCGACGAGGTGATCGACGTCGCCCACGACTCCCACCACAGTCTGGCCGGCTTCGACCTGGAGTTCCTGCACGCCCCCGGCCACACCCCGGGCTGCTCGATGATCCGGCTGGTCGACGCCGAGCACGGCCCCGTCGTGCTGTCCGGAGACGTCGTCTTCGCCGGATCCATCGGCCGCACCGACATGCCCGGCGGCGACCCCGACGCGATGGCCGCCAGCCTGACGCAGGTGGTGTGGCCGCTGGACGACGCCACCCACCTGCTGCCGGGCCACGGCGGCCCCACGACCATGGCCGCCGAACGGGCCACCAATCCCTATCTGACCGCCCCCGATTCCAACGCATCCAGCAACTGAAGGAAGATTCATGGCACGCCTCAAGCCGCTGTCCGGTTTCCCCGAGTTCCTGCCCCAGGGACAGATGGTGGAGAACCACGTCATCAGGATCCTTGAGGAGACCTTCGAGCTCCACGGGTTCGCGCCGATCAACACGCGCGCCGTCGAGACCATGGAGTCGCTGACCCGCAAGGGGGAGATCGACAAGGAGGTCTATGTCGTCTCCAGGCTCCAGGCCGACGAGCACGACTCCCACCGCGAGAAGGATCAGCTGGGCCTGCACTTCGACCTCACGGTGCCCTTCGCCCGCTACGTGCTGGAGAACGCCGGGCACCTCCAGTTCCCCTTCCGCCGCTACCAGATCCAGAAGGTGTGGCGCGGGGAGAGGCCCCAGGAGGGCCGCTACCGCGAGTTCACCCAGGCCGATATCGATATCGTCGGCTCGGAGACGCTGGCCGACCACCACGACGTCGAGGCCCCCCTGGTGATGCTGGAGGCCCTGGAGCGGCTGCACACCGAGCTGGGATTCCCGCCGGTGCTCATGCACGTGAACAACCGCAAGCTCTCGGAGGGTTTCTACCGTGGGCTGGGCATCGAGGAGCCGGCCGGGGTGCTGCAGCGGGTCGACAAGTACGACAAGATCGGCCCGCAGGCCGTCCACGAGCTGCTCACCGAGGAGCTCGGGCTGTCCGACGCCCAGGCGGACCGGTGCGTCGCGCTGGCCGGCATCTCCTCGTCCGACCACTCCTTCATCGAGCAGGTCCGCGATCTCGGCGTGGCCAACGACATGCTGGAGGAGGGGCTGGACGCCCTGGACCGGGTGGTCACCGCCGTCAACCGTGCCGTGCCGGGCCGGATGGTCGCCGACCTCAAGATCGCCCGCGGTCTGGACTACTACACCGGCACCGTCTACGAGACCGAGCTGGTGGGGCACGAGTCCATGGGGTCGGTGTCCTCGGGCGGACGCTACGACGCCCTGGCCTCCGACGAGAAGCACACCTACCCCGGCGTCGGCATCTCTCTGGGGCTCACCCGGCTGCTGGCCCCGGTGATCTCCCGGGGGCAGCTGGGATCCACCCGCACCGTGCCCAGCGCGGTGCTGGTGGCCGTCAACACCGAGGAGGAGCGGGACGTCTCCGAGGCCGTCGCCGCCTCCCTGCGCTCCCGCGGCATCGCCTGCGAGGTGGCCCCGAAGGCCGACAAGTACGGCAAGCAGATCAAGCACGCCGACCGGCGCGGCATCCCCTTCGTGTGGTTCCCCGGCCGACGCGACCAGCAGGGAGCCGACGAGGTCAAGGACATCCGCTCGGGGGACCAGATCTCCGCGGACGCCGCGGCCTGGAACCCGCCCGCCGCCGACCTGCGCCCCGGCGTCGTCGGGCAATGGTGAACAGGCCAGGGGTGAACAGGACAGGGGTGAGCTGAGCCTCAGACCCCCGCGGTCTCCATCGCCGCGGGGGCGGTGGCCGGGGAGCAGGGCATCTCCTGCTCGGCGGCGTTGCGGTCCCGGGCGGTGGCGGCCATCAGCTTGATCCGGTTGAGCTGGTTGACCTGCGAGGCCCCCGGATCGTAGTCGATGGACACCACATTGGCCTGCGGGTACTGGCGGCGGATCTCGCGGAAGATGCCGCGCCCGGTGACATGGTTCGGCAGGCAGGCGAAGGGCTGCACGCAGGCGATGTTGGGCACCCCCTCGCGAATCATGTCGACCATCTCGCCGACCAGGTACCAGCCCTCGCCGGCCTGGTTGCCCAGCTGCACCACCTTCTGCGCCTCGTCCATCAGGGTGGTGATGGGGGTGGAGACCTCGAACCGGGAGCTCTTCGCCAGCTCGGCGTCGATGGGCTTCTGGTACTGCAGCAGCAGCGACCGGAAGGCCTTCTTGATGTGGCGGCCCCACTTGTCGGTGCCGAAGGTCTGGTAGTTGTAGTCGCCCGATGACAGGCAGTTGTAGACGAACCACATGAGGCCCGGCAGCACCGCCTCGCAGTCCTCCGACTCGATGGTGTCGACGATGTGATTGTTGGCGTCGGGATGGAACTGCACGAGGATCTCGCCGAGCACCCCGACCCGCGGCTTGCGGGCCACGTCGCGCAGCTCGAGGGCCTCGAAGTCGTCGACGATGCCGCGGATCAGTTTCTTGTAGGAGGTGCGCGCTCCCAGGGTGCTGGAGTGGCCGCCCTCCAGGAAGTGCTCCCGGCAAATGGTGGTCCAGCGCTCCATGAGTGCGGTCGACGACCCCTGGACCGTCTCGTAGGGCCGGGTGCGCAGGTGCACCTTCTGCAGCAGGTCGCCCAGCGAGATGGCCTGGACCGCCTTGTGCACGAGAGGGGCGGTGAGGGAGAAGCCGGGGTTCTCCTCGATGCCCTGAAGGCTCGCGGCGATCACCGGGATCCGCCCGAAGCCGGCGTCCTTGAGTCCCTTGCGCAGCAGCGCGATGTAGTTGGTGGCCCGGCACATGCCGCCGGTCTGGGTGAGGAAGAGGGTGGTGTGGTCCAGGTCGTACTTCCCGGACTTCAGGGCGCTCACCAGCTGCCCGATCACCACGATGGCCGGGAAGCAGGCGTCGTTGTTGACCAGCGACAGGCCGTACTCGATGTCCGACTTGGGTGCGGTCTGGAGCACCTCGACGTTGTAGCCGCAGGCGCGTAGCGCCGCCTCGGCGATCGAGGTCTGGTAGGTGGCCAGCTGAGGGACGAGGATGGTGTGGGTGGTGCGCATCTGCTTGGTGAAGGGCACCCGCTCGTCGGAGAGGTGGTGGTTCACCTCGGGGCGCTCGTGGACCGTGCGATCCTTCGCGGCGGCCTGAAGGGAGCGCAGCCGGATCCGGGCGGCTCCGAGGTTGGAGACCTCGTCGATCTTGAGGGTGGTGTAGATCCGGTCGCGGGCGGCCATGATCTCGCGCACCTGGTCGGTGGTGATGGCGTCCAGCCCGCAGCCGAAGGAGTTGAGCTGGACGATCTCCAGGTCCTTGCGGGAGGCCACGAAGGCGGCGGCCTGGTAGAGCCTCGAGTGGAACATCCACTGGTCGCGGACCCGCAGCGGCCGCTCCAGCAGGTCGGCGCCCAGGTGGGCGACCGAGTCCTCGGTGAGGACCGCCAGACCCAGCGAGTTCGCCATCTCGGGGATACCGTGGTGGATCTCGGGGTCGACGTGGTAGGGCCGCCCGGCCAGCACGATGCCGGGGACGTGGTGCTCGGTCATGTAGGCCAGGGCGTCCTCGCCCATCTTCCGGACGTCGGCGTGGAAGGCCTCGTCCTCGGCGAATCCCTTTTCCAGGGCCTCGCGGGCCTCCTCGACGCTCACCCCGTCGGCGGCGAAGACCTCTGCGAGCCGCTCGGCCAGCTTCTCGTGGTCCGACAGGGATAGGAAGGGGGAGATGAGCTCCACGTCCTTGTCCCGAAGGTCCTCCACGTTGGCGCGGATCACCTCGGGGTATGAGGCCACCACCGGGCAGTTGAAGTGGTTGTCGGAACCGCCCACCTCGGCCTGCTCGAAGCGGATGCAGGGGTCGAAGATGCGCTTGACGCCGCGGTCGATGAGATCCTGGATGTGGCCGTTGTTGAGCTTGGCGGGGTAGCAGATGTTCTCGCTGGCGATGGACTCCATGCCCTTGTCGAAGAGGGCGTGGGAGGAGCGGCCCGAGATCATCACCCGGTAGCCCAGGGCCGAGAGGGTGGTGAACCAGAAGGGGTAGTTCTCGTACATGTTCAGCGCCCGGGCCAGGCCCAGGTCACCGCGGAAGGCCTTCTTGGCGGTGAGACGCCGGTAGGAGAACAGCCTCTTGTACTTCTCCTCGAAGACATTGGGCAGTTCGGACTTCGGCTGCCTGGCGGCGGCCCGGTTGTTCACCTCGGCGCCGCGGTCGCAGCGGTTGCCGGAGACGAAGACGCGCCCGTCGGAGAAGGTGGAGATGGTGCGCTGGCAGTGGTTCTGGCACAGCGTGCAGTCGTCGCGGTGGGTCTCCACGGCGAAGCCGTCGAGCTCGGAGCGGTCGCGCAGCCCCAGCCCGGTGGACTCCTCGCCGGAGTGGAACCGGGCCCTTGCGGTCAGCGCCGCACCGTAGGCGCCCATCAGGCCCGCCTCGTCGGGGCGGACCACCTCGCGGCCGGTGAGCAGCTCGAAGGCCCTCAGCACGGCGTCATTGAGGAAGGTGCCGCCCTGGACCACGACCCGCTCTCCCAACTGGGCGGGATCGGTGAGCTTGATGACCTTGTACAGGGCGTTGCGCACCACCGAGTAGGACAGCCCGGCGGCGATGTCGTTGGGGGTGGCGCCCTCCTTCTGGGCCTGCTTGACCGAGGAGTTCATGAACACGGTGCA harbors:
- a CDS encoding acyl-CoA dehydratase activase-related protein, translated to MDAVRAEFRMGLDIGSTTIKAVVFDGDPLGGARIVFEDYRRHHADITAAIASLLADASQALPDAMVRVSVTGSAGLGTADALDVPFIQEVMAETAAVQHWNPDADVLLELGGEDAKITYLKPVPEQRMNGSCAGGTGAFIDQMATLLHTDAPGLNELALHATTTHPIASRCGVFAKSDLQPLINEGARHEDLAASVMQAVATQCIAGLACGRPIRGQVIFLGGPLHFMPSLRKAFGKVLDGKVDEFVTPDRAQLYVAMGAALKAESAPMSLADLARRARTARTETGLSQSMPPLFHDQAELDAFHARHARTKLPTLPLSAARGDLFLGIDAGSTTIKSVLLDESLTIVASHYASNEGDPVNAAVAILADLYDHLPEGARIARTCTTGYGEGLVKAALGAEDGEVETMAHYRAAEHLCPGVTSIIDIGGQDMKYLKVFDNCIDSISVNEACSSGCGSFLQTFAAGMDTDIRSFAQMSLLAAHPVDLGSRCTVFMNSSVKQAQKEGATPNDIAAGLSYSVVRNALYKVIKLTDPAQLGERVVVQGGTFLNDAVLRAFELLTGREVVRPDEAGLMGAYGAALTARARFHSGEESTGLGLRDRSELDGFAVETHRDDCTLCQNHCQRTISTFSDGRVFVSGNRCDRGAEVNNRAAARQPKSELPNVFEEKYKRLFSYRRLTAKKAFRGDLGLARALNMYENYPFWFTTLSALGYRVMISGRSSHALFDKGMESIASENICYPAKLNNGHIQDLIDRGVKRIFDPCIRFEQAEVGGSDNHFNCPVVASYPEVIRANVEDLRDKDVELISPFLSLSDHEKLAERLAEVFAADGVSVEEAREALEKGFAEDEAFHADVRKMGEDALAYMTEHHVPGIVLAGRPYHVDPEIHHGIPEMANSLGLAVLTEDSVAHLGADLLERPLRVRDQWMFHSRLYQAAAFVASRKDLEIVQLNSFGCGLDAITTDQVREIMAARDRIYTTLKIDEVSNLGAARIRLRSLQAAAKDRTVHERPEVNHHLSDERVPFTKQMRTTHTILVPQLATYQTSIAEAALRACGYNVEVLQTAPKSDIEYGLSLVNNDACFPAIVVIGQLVSALKSGKYDLDHTTLFLTQTGGMCRATNYIALLRKGLKDAGFGRIPVIAASLQGIEENPGFSLTAPLVHKAVQAISLGDLLQKVHLRTRPYETVQGSSTALMERWTTICREHFLEGGHSSTLGARTSYKKLIRGIVDDFEALELRDVARKPRVGVLGEILVQFHPDANNHIVDTIESEDCEAVLPGLMWFVYNCLSSGDYNYQTFGTDKWGRHIKKAFRSLLLQYQKPIDAELAKSSRFEVSTPITTLMDEAQKVVQLGNQAGEGWYLVGEMVDMIREGVPNIACVQPFACLPNHVTGRGIFREIRRQYPQANVVSIDYDPGASQVNQLNRIKLMAATARDRNAAEQEMPCSPATAPAAMETAGV
- a CDS encoding MBL fold metallo-hydrolase, whose amino-acid sequence is MLIASFVTGPFQANCYLLAAAQGCDCVIVDPGMEAMETLARGLAAHHLNPVAVALTHGHIDHVGSAREAGRRYDVPVYCPVDDRNLLSEPMEGLGDFAAPLLMQYYGSTSLEEPDEVIDVAHDSHHSLAGFDLEFLHAPGHTPGCSMIRLVDAEHGPVVLSGDVVFAGSIGRTDMPGGDPDAMAASLTQVVWPLDDATHLLPGHGGPTTMAAERATNPYLTAPDSNASSN
- the hisS gene encoding histidine--tRNA ligase, with protein sequence MARLKPLSGFPEFLPQGQMVENHVIRILEETFELHGFAPINTRAVETMESLTRKGEIDKEVYVVSRLQADEHDSHREKDQLGLHFDLTVPFARYVLENAGHLQFPFRRYQIQKVWRGERPQEGRYREFTQADIDIVGSETLADHHDVEAPLVMLEALERLHTELGFPPVLMHVNNRKLSEGFYRGLGIEEPAGVLQRVDKYDKIGPQAVHELLTEELGLSDAQADRCVALAGISSSDHSFIEQVRDLGVANDMLEEGLDALDRVVTAVNRAVPGRMVADLKIARGLDYYTGTVYETELVGHESMGSVSSGGRYDALASDEKHTYPGVGISLGLTRLLAPVISRGQLGSTRTVPSAVLVAVNTEEERDVSEAVAASLRSRGIACEVAPKADKYGKQIKHADRRGIPFVWFPGRRDQQGADEVKDIRSGDQISADAAAWNPPAADLRPGVVGQW